A window of Natrinema versiforme contains these coding sequences:
- the hisI gene encoding phosphoribosyl-AMP cyclohydrolase produces MDDDVSVDFGEDGLVPAVAQDADTGEVLMLAYVSPDALERTRETGRAHYYSRSRDELWEKGATSGHVQAVEEVRVDCDADTLLYLVDQEGGACHTGHRSCFYRTIDGENVGEQVFDPDAVYE; encoded by the coding sequence ATGGACGACGACGTTTCGGTCGACTTCGGCGAGGACGGACTCGTCCCCGCCGTGGCACAGGACGCCGACACCGGCGAGGTACTGATGCTCGCGTACGTCTCGCCGGACGCCCTCGAGCGGACGCGCGAGACCGGTCGAGCGCACTACTACTCCCGGAGTCGGGACGAGCTCTGGGAGAAGGGCGCGACGAGCGGCCACGTCCAAGCCGTCGAAGAGGTCCGGGTGGACTGCGACGCCGATACGCTCCTCTATCTGGTCGACCAGGAGGGCGGCGCGTGTCACACCGGCCACCGGTCGTGTTTCTACCGGACGATCGACGGCGAGAACGTCGGCGAACAGGTGTTCGATCCCGACGCAGTCTACGAGTGA